In Hyperolius riggenbachi isolate aHypRig1 chromosome 1, aHypRig1.pri, whole genome shotgun sequence, the genomic window AGTAGAGGTGTGCTTGTGCGACCCCACTATTTTACATCCTTACTCCTTAGCCATGCTATCCCCGGTATGTAATGGTACACAAGCTGTTGTGCTTGTGAAGTGATATTTGTTCTGTACATTCACGATTATTGCAGTGCTGATGACATTGGTGAACACTGTACAGGGAAAAGACTGCTGCTTATAATCATctacaataaataaaatgtcaATAGCAGCAGAAAATAACTTGTATATTGGAGGATGAAAACTAGTTGCCCTTTGGGTGCTAGTCTACCTTAGGGGACTCAGCAGGAAACCacagggcaggggcgtagcaatagggggtgcagcggtagcgaccgcatcggggccagaggggccccgaagggccctccctcaactacagtattagctctctattggtcctgtgctcataataatcacttctatatatacattgagtagtggtaaacattaacaaactgttccccatcctcttcttgcacctctgacactgtagttgccattggcaggttttggtgcgccgtatcaattgttatgtatagagtgcctggggggccccattgtaaaacttgcatcggggcccacagctccttagctacgccactgccacagGGGGAGCAGTtcaccaatcacagcacaaaACTAGTGTGgctgtagtttactacaacctgttGGCAACCTAGCAGAAAGATTGCTGTCCCCctaatcagggccagatttaccatgaaGCACTGTAGGCAGGTGACTGATGATTGAAAGGTGGCttgctcccctcccctagtgcctacctccctccttccttatgcataGTCCCAAATGTAGTGTAAAAGATGTTACTCACCCGGGTTTTGGCATTTCACTGACCAGATCTAccatcagtcgggggcacctctagcttcctaatacttgggagcacctctagctacttagtattaggtagccagagctatcctcagttttaaggggcacctgtagctacctataatgggcaagggaagtaagggagaagtgacagctgggacagccagcacacttgggtTGGGGGTTtatggagggggaagtctagggtgccagaacacttGTGCCCATAGACTCCTCTGATGTAAATGCGGGCCTGCACCTAATCAtgttagctgaatttccctagGGGTTTCTGCCGGGTACCCTGATTAGCGCCTAGCTGGCAACTCACACCCAATTTTGATTTCAAAACCACCTATGAGTATGAGAGACTTGCCACacaatctgttcacagtattcagaATCTGTTGGCACTTTTACTacacggaagtggtaaaattgcaccccccccccccccacacacacacaaaagatgtTTGTATACTCCTTTAGGATAACACTACAAATATGTTTGCGTGCATTTCTGATGCATACAATGCATGTTTGCTGCTCCTTAAGGTATGTTTGGTACTTACTGTATGTATTAGGCTGTCTTCCACATACCGCAGCTCAGCGCACACCAGGACCCTAGGCCGTTTGTTTGTGGGCAACTTTACTAAACCTATGTGGTTGATGGCATGAATAGTGTTTCCCACTGAGTCTCTGAACCCTCAGCCCCAGCACTGATCTGTGTAAAATGACTTTCCTGTActcatgtctttttttatttatttttttatttgctttttgtGTAGGATCCACCTCTCCTTCCTCAAGTCCCCATAATCCGCTTACCTCGGCCACCATCTCCTTCGGGCCGTGGATTTGATCCATCTTCTCCCCGGGCCTTGGCCCATGGCGCACCTGATGTATATCAGAAGTTACGTTCCAGTCTTCGTCAGCTCTTCCTCCGAAGCCTCCTTGCTTCTGCAGGTCTGCCTGTTACTTTTACTATGTATCAGCGTGTCTCAGTGTCTGCAGAGAGGTTCAATGCCTGCGACATGGAAGCTCATAACTTTCAGGTGTCCAACCTGCAAACACCGCTAGGAGTGCAAGATGAAGCTTTGATCCGTGGCCCCGATATTATTTCCTATTCGTTTTGTCTTTAAAGGATGGATGGGGCTGCATATTGACTTTGTATtgggcaaaaaaaataatttacattccaCTAATGCCATgtatttaataaaatattttttttcaaaaaagtatgCAGGTTTTGCTAGAATTAACTCTCTTTACAAATGTCAAGAGGACTTCTGAATGAAGTCACATATGTTTGTAAATTCCTGTTACTGAAAAGTGCATCAAATTTGGAGTTTCAGGAACCAATCGATAAGGATCATGCGACACCAATTTCAAATggatttttaaaggacacctgaagtgagagatatggaggctgccatatttatttccttttaatcaacactagttgcctggcagccatgctggtctcttcacactctgtcacacacctgattaccatgcttgttcagggtatatggctagagCATTAGAGGTAGTGACTCAGTAGGGCAGCAAGGTAATCtgaattgtttataaggaaatatgtCTACCTCTATATCCCtttgacaagtttagctgcatgcttgttttaggtgtgtgcttTAGACACTAAAGGCCCAAACTCACTGGAAGATAGATCGGGGGAACCCTCAACGACACGACCCAATG contains:
- the GEMIN7 gene encoding gem-associated protein 7: MTTCHLNAGAERTRDITMTEISDPPLLPQVPIIRLPRPPSPSGRGFDPSSPRALAHGAPDVYQKLRSSLRQLFLRSLLASAGLPVTFTMYQRVSVSAERFNACDMEAHNFQVSNLQTPLGVQDEALIRGPDIISYSFCL